A genomic region of Candidatus Poribacteria bacterium contains the following coding sequences:
- a CDS encoding RtcB family protein codes for MAQNVTLQKIDEYRWRIPKSYMKGMRVDGIVYANEKLLEHAKNEEALQQVANVAHLPGIVGHSLAMPDLHWGYGFVIGGVAATDPKADGVVSPGGIGYDINCGVRLIRTNLDVSQLEGKRKALVAKLFQNVPCGVGSSGKIRLTVQEERQMLEKGALWAIEREYGHAGDLDFTEATGFLQHANADAASQRALERGKNQLGTLGSGNHFLEVQTVDRIFYREAADAMGLSEGNICVMIHTGSRGFGYQICDEHVKSWVKVAERYGINLPDRQLASAPINSPEGQDYITAMACSANYAWNNRQCIMHLVRQTFMQFFETTEDELGLELVYDVAHNIGKFEKHKVNGKERELFVHRKGATRAFPAGHPEIPDKYQKVGQPVLIPGDMGTASYVLVGNPGAMAETWGTTCHGAGRVLSRRKAIALTKGRSIQKDLEAQGIYVRAEGRRTLQEEVPEAYKDVDEVVRVVDKAGLSRRVARLRPIGVVKG; via the coding sequence GACGGAATTGTCTACGCCAACGAGAAACTCCTCGAACACGCCAAAAACGAGGAGGCACTGCAGCAGGTCGCAAACGTCGCGCATCTCCCCGGGATTGTCGGGCACTCCCTCGCTATGCCCGATTTGCACTGGGGCTACGGCTTCGTCATCGGTGGCGTCGCGGCGACCGATCCAAAAGCAGATGGTGTCGTCTCCCCGGGTGGTATCGGGTATGACATCAACTGTGGTGTCCGCCTGATTCGGACGAACCTCGATGTCTCGCAACTTGAAGGAAAGCGGAAAGCACTCGTCGCCAAGTTGTTTCAAAACGTTCCGTGCGGCGTAGGTTCAAGTGGTAAAATTCGGCTCACTGTCCAAGAAGAGCGGCAGATGTTAGAAAAAGGCGCGCTTTGGGCAATCGAACGAGAATATGGTCATGCAGGAGATCTCGACTTTACAGAAGCGACCGGTTTTCTCCAACACGCAAACGCCGACGCAGCGAGCCAGCGTGCGTTGGAACGCGGCAAAAACCAACTCGGCACCCTCGGTTCGGGGAACCACTTCCTTGAAGTGCAAACCGTCGACCGTATTTTTTACCGGGAAGCCGCTGACGCGATGGGGTTGAGTGAGGGCAATATCTGCGTTATGATCCATACAGGTTCGCGCGGTTTCGGCTACCAGATCTGCGATGAACACGTCAAAAGTTGGGTCAAAGTCGCCGAGCGATACGGCATAAATCTCCCCGACCGACAACTCGCCTCCGCACCGATCAACTCACCAGAGGGACAGGATTACATCACGGCGATGGCGTGTAGTGCCAACTACGCATGGAACAATCGACAGTGTATTATGCACCTCGTCCGCCAGACCTTCATGCAGTTCTTTGAGACGACAGAAGACGAGCTCGGCTTAGAACTCGTCTACGATGTGGCACATAACATCGGAAAGTTTGAGAAACACAAAGTTAATGGTAAAGAACGCGAACTCTTTGTCCATCGCAAAGGCGCGACGCGTGCATTCCCAGCAGGACATCCTGAGATCCCCGATAAATACCAGAAAGTCGGTCAACCCGTCTTAATTCCCGGCGACATGGGAACTGCCTCTTACGTGCTTGTCGGTAATCCAGGCGCGATGGCAGAGACGTGGGGCACGACCTGCCACGGTGCCGGTAGGGTTCTCTCGCGCCGAAAGGCGATCGCCTTGACAAAGGGACGTTCTATCCAGAAAGATTTGGAGGCACAAGGTATCTACGTCCGAGCAGAAGGCAGACGGACGCTCCAAGAAGAGGTCCCCGAAGCCTACAAAGACGTTGACGAGGTCGTCCGTGTCGTTGACAAAGCGGGGCTTTCTCGTCGTGTCGCACGCCTCCGTCCCATCGGTGTTGTGAAGGGTTGA